Proteins found in one Muntiacus reevesi chromosome 2, mMunRee1.1, whole genome shotgun sequence genomic segment:
- the SOX12 gene encoding transcription factor SOX-12: MVQQRGARAKRDGGPPPPGPGPAEEGAREPGWCKTPSGHIKRPMNAFMVWSQHERRKIMDQWPDMHNAEISKRLGRRWQLLQDSEKIPFVREAERLRLKHMADYPDYKYRPRKKSKGAPAKARPRPPGGGGGGSRLKPGPQLPGRGGRRAAGGPLGGGAAAPEDDDDEDDEELLEVRLVETPGRELWRMVPAGRAARGPAERAQGPSGEGAAVTAASPTPSEDEEPEEEEEEAAAAEEGEEEKVASGEEPLGFLSRGPPGPAGLDCSALDRDPDLPPPSGTSHFEFPDYCTPEVTEMIAGDWRPSSIADLVFTY; the protein is encoded by the coding sequence ATGGTGCAGCAGCGGGGCGCGAGGGCCAAGCGGGACGGCGGGCCACCGCCCCCGGGGCCCGGGCCGGCCGAGGAGGGGGCGCGTGAGCCCGGCTGGTGCAAGACCCCGAGCGGCCACATTAAGAGACCGATGAACGCGTTCATGGTGTGGTCGCAGCACGAACGGCGGAAGATCATGGACCAGTGGCCCGACATGCACAACGCCGAGATCTCCAAGCGCCTGGGCCGCCGCTGGCAGCTGCTGCAGGACTCGGAGAAGATCCCGTTCGTGCGGGAGGCGGAGCGGCTGCGCCTCAAGCACATGGCGGACTACCCGGACTACAAGTACCGGCCGCGCAAAAAGAGCAAGGGGGCGCCCGCCAAGGCGCGGCCCCGCccccccggcggcggcggcggcggtagcAGGCTCAAGCCCGGGCCGCAGCTGCCTGGTCGCGGGGGCCGCCGAGCGGCGGGAGGGCCTTTGGGGGGCGGCGCGGCGGCGCCCGAGGACGACGACGACGAAGACGACGAGGAGCTGCTGGAAGTGCGCCTGGTGGAGACCCCCGGGCGCGAGCTGTGGAGGATGGTCCCGGCGGGGCGGGCCGCCCGAGGACCAGCCGAGCGTGCCCAGGGGCCGTCGGGCGAGGGGGCGGCTGTCACCGCCGCCTCCCCAACTCCGTCGGAGGACGAGGAGccggaggaagaggaggaggaggcggcggcggccgagGAAGGCGAAGAGGAGAAGGTGGCGTCGGGGGAGGAGCCGTTGGGCTTTCTGTCCAGAGGGCCCCCCGGCCCCGCGGGCCTGGACTGCAGCGCCCTGGACCGCGATCCGGACCTGCCGCCCCCCTCGGGCACGTCGCACTTCGAGTTCCCGGACTACTGCACCCCCGAGGTTACTGAGATGATCGCAGGGGACTGGCGCCCGTCTAGCATCGCCGACCTGGTTTTCACCTACTGA